One window from the genome of Cyclobacterium amurskyense encodes:
- a CDS encoding OstA-like protein, producing MTKIKFILFCLLTSLVFTKVQAQKEQSRVEILQAEQLLGGSGFERLLTDVILKHKTSLIYCDSAHFYSEDNLAKLFGNVKIDDQEDSVTVTSRYAEYDGNTQLALLRNNVVLVNEGTTLYTDFLDYNRANGEAIYFNSGMVKDSTNVLTSEKGIYETQIEKITFNKKVVLENPDYTMRSNSLFYYTTTKIAETEKLTNILSKEGNRLNAQKGSFYDTENKIFRFYDGDVESETSIVYGEELFFDENAQYYEAKENVSIYNKEQNAEVFGDEGKYWEGKQYSEVYGNALVRKYFEVDTLFMIADTLISQDGQNAEDKYTLAYPNMRLIKGELAGRADSMAYIYADSTVHLYTDPILWNNKSQITADSIQFTIANQEIDQALLKDNAFAITRDTIANFNQIKGRKMTGYFLDGDMEKLDVEGNGESLYFAIENDTTIKGINKLLCGRIIMEFKEGTVSRISHTIKPEASFTPPHLFEKGEQKLEGFIWRGEERPNKKQIDDWRTPKIRDKNRYSFFDEPEVELPYPENDEIQILIDN from the coding sequence ATGACAAAGATCAAATTTATTTTATTTTGTTTACTAACTTCTTTGGTCTTTACAAAGGTCCAAGCCCAGAAGGAGCAAAGCCGTGTGGAAATATTACAAGCAGAGCAACTTTTAGGAGGCAGCGGTTTTGAAAGATTACTGACAGATGTGATTCTAAAACACAAAACATCATTAATCTACTGTGATTCTGCCCATTTCTATTCAGAGGACAACCTTGCCAAACTTTTTGGTAATGTCAAAATTGATGATCAGGAGGATTCGGTCACCGTCACTAGTCGTTATGCAGAGTATGACGGAAACACTCAGCTTGCTTTGTTACGTAACAATGTAGTATTGGTCAATGAAGGCACTACACTATACACGGACTTCCTGGATTATAACCGAGCCAATGGAGAAGCCATATATTTTAATTCCGGGATGGTCAAGGACAGTACCAATGTACTGACAAGTGAAAAAGGGATTTATGAAACCCAGATTGAAAAAATCACCTTCAATAAAAAAGTGGTTTTAGAAAATCCTGATTACACCATGCGGTCCAATTCACTTTTTTACTACACTACTACAAAGATTGCTGAGACAGAAAAGCTCACCAATATCCTTTCAAAAGAGGGAAACAGGTTAAATGCCCAGAAAGGGAGTTTCTACGATACTGAAAATAAAATTTTCAGATTTTATGATGGTGATGTTGAATCAGAGACCAGTATCGTGTACGGTGAGGAACTCTTCTTTGACGAGAATGCACAATACTATGAGGCCAAGGAAAACGTAAGTATTTATAACAAAGAGCAAAATGCTGAAGTCTTTGGAGATGAGGGAAAATATTGGGAAGGGAAGCAGTACTCCGAAGTTTATGGAAATGCCTTGGTTCGAAAATATTTTGAGGTTGACACCTTATTCATGATTGCAGACACCCTTATCTCTCAGGATGGACAAAATGCTGAGGACAAATACACACTTGCATACCCCAACATGCGATTGATAAAAGGAGAATTGGCAGGAAGGGCGGATTCTATGGCCTATATCTACGCAGACTCAACGGTGCATCTTTATACTGACCCAATATTGTGGAACAACAAAAGCCAAATCACTGCTGATAGCATACAGTTTACAATTGCCAATCAGGAAATCGACCAAGCTTTATTGAAGGACAATGCATTTGCCATTACAAGAGATACCATCGCCAATTTCAATCAAATCAAGGGAAGAAAAATGACAGGCTACTTTCTAGATGGAGATATGGAAAAATTGGATGTGGAAGGCAATGGAGAATCATTGTATTTCGCCATTGAGAATGACACTACCATAAAGGGGATAAACAAATTGCTATGCGGGAGAATAATCATGGAATTCAAGGAAGGAACCGTCTCAAGAATTAGCCATACCATAAAACCAGAAGCCTCCTTTACCCCTCCCCATTTATTTGAAAAAGGAGAGCAAAAATTAGAAGGTTTTATATGGAGAGGTGAGGAAAGACCAAATAAAAAACAGATAGATGATTGGCGAACGCCTAAAATAAGAGACAAAAACCGTTATAGCTTCTTTGATGAACCTGAGGTAGAACTGCCTTACCCTGAGAATGATGAAATACAAATTCTTATCGATAATTAA
- the tilS gene encoding tRNA lysidine(34) synthetase TilS codes for MLERFIDHVRKNKILDVQLPYLVAVSGGIDSVVLTHLLHRNGFNITIAHCNFQLRGEASDADEKFVINFAMQLGIPVHTKVFDTLGYMEEMGVSLQMAARELRYRWFEELNTSLGTQGVLVAHHADDQIETVLLNLLRGTGIEGVYGMSSKRDFIRRPLLPFSRQEILAYLNENNLTWREDSSNEKTVYKRNFVRHKLLPLFHQFDPKGPELIQYSFDRIKDTGKAFFYLFDQWISANVISKEGFEIMPFNSLLGAPGRSSLLFYWLSKKGFVYAQIEDILCAIDSHEAGKQFLSEGWVLNIDRDSLLLGKQPEIDKPVEIDLEQNGFSLDGKTWYNCAKLDSVRPLDRSSENALLDLDLLDFPLTLRTWEQGDKFMPLGMHNFKKISDYLIDNKVPLIKKNKVKVLCSKEKIVWLLGFRIDERFKISPSTRKVFYINKHIDE; via the coding sequence ATGCTGGAGCGATTTATAGATCATGTACGCAAAAATAAAATTTTGGATGTGCAATTGCCCTACCTTGTGGCGGTCAGTGGCGGAATAGATAGTGTGGTTTTGACGCACTTGCTCCATAGAAACGGCTTCAATATAACGATAGCACATTGTAATTTTCAACTTAGAGGGGAAGCAAGTGATGCAGATGAGAAATTTGTGATAAATTTTGCCATGCAATTGGGCATTCCTGTACATACCAAAGTTTTTGATACCCTTGGTTATATGGAGGAAATGGGAGTTTCTTTACAAATGGCAGCTAGGGAATTGAGGTACCGTTGGTTTGAAGAGCTAAATACCAGTTTGGGCACACAGGGAGTTCTTGTAGCTCACCATGCTGACGATCAGATAGAAACGGTATTGCTCAATTTATTGAGAGGAACAGGGATAGAGGGGGTGTATGGAATGAGTAGTAAAAGAGATTTTATACGAAGACCTCTTTTGCCTTTTTCTAGACAAGAAATATTGGCCTACCTGAATGAAAATAACTTGACATGGAGGGAGGACAGTAGCAATGAAAAGACCGTGTACAAAAGAAATTTTGTCCGTCACAAGCTATTGCCTTTGTTTCATCAATTCGATCCCAAGGGGCCGGAATTGATACAGTACAGCTTTGATAGAATAAAGGACACTGGAAAAGCATTCTTTTATCTTTTTGACCAGTGGATTAGCGCAAACGTGATCTCTAAAGAAGGTTTTGAGATCATGCCTTTTAATAGCCTACTTGGGGCGCCAGGAAGATCCTCCTTACTTTTTTACTGGTTAAGTAAAAAAGGTTTTGTATATGCCCAAATTGAGGATATCTTGTGTGCTATAGACAGTCATGAAGCAGGGAAGCAGTTTCTATCGGAAGGATGGGTGCTCAATATTGACAGAGATAGTTTGCTACTGGGGAAACAACCAGAAATTGATAAACCCGTAGAAATAGATTTAGAACAAAATGGATTTTCCCTTGACGGGAAGACCTGGTACAATTGTGCCAAGCTTGATTCTGTAAGGCCTTTGGATCGATCTTCAGAGAATGCCTTACTTGATTTAGATTTACTTGATTTCCCTTTGACATTGAGAACCTGGGAGCAGGGAGATAAATTTATGCCTTTAGGGATGCATAACTTCAAAAAAATAAGCGACTATCTAATAGACAATAAGGTGCCGCTGATCAAAAAGAACAAAGTAAAGGTGCTTTGTTCCAAAGAGAAGATCGTGTGGTTGCTGGGGTTTAGAATAGATGAGAGATTCAAGATAAGTCCAAGTACCAGAAAGGTGTTTTATATAAATAAACATATAGATGAATAA
- the mdh gene encoding malate dehydrogenase, with amino-acid sequence MTKVTVVGAGNVGATCADVLAYREIAEEIVLVDIKEGVAEGKALDIWQKAPINAYDSRTIGSTNDYSKTAGSDVVVITSGLPRKPGMTRDDLIETNAGIVKMVTENVVKHSPDAIIIIVSNPLDVMTYQAHIVSKLPRTKVIGMAGILDTARYRAFLAEALDVSPKEIQAILLGGHGDTMVPLPRYTTVAGIPVTELIGKEALDAIIERTKSGGGELVKLMGTSAWYAPGSAAAQMVEAIVKNQKRVFPVCIKLEGEYGIDDCYLGVPVVLGKNGIEKVIELDLNSDEKALLEVSRSHVKEVMAVLDKIGNK; translated from the coding sequence ATGACGAAAGTAACCGTAGTCGGAGCCGGAAATGTTGGTGCCACATGTGCAGATGTATTGGCCTACCGCGAAATAGCTGAAGAAATAGTATTAGTTGATATCAAAGAAGGTGTTGCTGAAGGCAAAGCATTGGATATCTGGCAAAAAGCCCCTATCAATGCTTATGATAGCAGAACTATAGGAAGTACAAACGATTATTCTAAAACTGCTGGATCTGATGTAGTAGTAATTACTTCTGGTTTACCACGTAAGCCTGGTATGACCAGAGACGATTTAATCGAAACCAATGCTGGTATTGTGAAAATGGTAACAGAAAATGTTGTTAAACATTCGCCAGATGCCATTATCATTATCGTTTCCAATCCATTGGATGTAATGACTTACCAGGCTCATATCGTTTCTAAATTACCAAGAACAAAAGTAATTGGTATGGCAGGAATCCTTGATACTGCTAGATATAGAGCATTCTTGGCTGAAGCCCTTGATGTTTCTCCAAAAGAAATTCAAGCGATCTTATTGGGTGGACATGGAGATACCATGGTGCCATTGCCAAGATATACTACCGTTGCAGGTATCCCTGTTACTGAATTAATTGGTAAAGAAGCTTTAGATGCGATTATCGAAAGAACCAAATCTGGTGGTGGAGAGCTTGTTAAATTGATGGGTACTTCTGCATGGTATGCACCAGGATCTGCAGCTGCTCAAATGGTAGAAGCGATCGTTAAGAATCAAAAAAGAGTATTCCCTGTATGTATTAAGTTAGAAGGAGAATATGGAATTGATGATTGTTACTTGGGAGTACCTGTAGTCCTTGGTAAAAATGGTATTGAAAAAGTTATTGAATTGGATTTGAATAGCGATGAAAAAGCGCTATTGGAAGTTTCAAGAAGTCATGTGAAAGAAGTGATGGCCGTTTTGGATAAAATCGGAAACAAATAA
- a CDS encoding Crp/Fnr family transcriptional regulator: MNNPFRKTYSPAEREKFAFLGKVKFFKHLNYEEMSRFLPAIHQRKYVQDEVVFFRNDPSQALYILEKGEVTLNIDIRKDFETIIKIKEGEPFGENSMLENSKRIYTAIVDTEEAILWVIPNYAILDIFQSNQKIKAKMMSSLATFYNSRNQQLFSSYKKSYGFFNLGQMFE; this comes from the coding sequence ATGAATAACCCTTTTAGAAAAACATACAGTCCTGCTGAGCGGGAGAAGTTTGCTTTTTTAGGCAAAGTAAAATTCTTTAAGCACCTGAATTATGAGGAAATGTCCAGATTTTTGCCTGCTATTCATCAAAGAAAGTATGTGCAGGATGAGGTTGTGTTTTTCAGGAATGACCCAAGTCAGGCACTTTATATCCTTGAAAAAGGTGAAGTAACATTGAATATTGATATTCGAAAAGATTTTGAAACCATAATAAAAATCAAAGAAGGCGAACCTTTTGGTGAAAATTCTATGCTGGAAAATTCCAAAAGAATTTATACAGCGATAGTAGATACAGAAGAGGCAATTTTATGGGTAATTCCAAATTATGCTATTTTAGACATTTTTCAGAGTAACCAAAAGATCAAAGCTAAAATGATGAGTTCACTGGCAACCTTCTACAACAGTAGGAACCAACAGCTATTTTCTTCCTACAAGAAATCCTATGGATTTTTCAACCTCGGGCAGATGTTTGAATAA